In Mytilus edulis chromosome 4, xbMytEdul2.2, whole genome shotgun sequence, the following proteins share a genomic window:
- the LOC139519960 gene encoding voltage-gated hydrogen channel 1-like has product MEYNEDVSHKSWKDKLGCILQNKLFHAFVVVLIVLDALIILMLLLVDLNVIPVPGETEEAKAKNHKNVENGLHYFGFSLICLFVIEIALRIIVDGAEFFKDKLNVFDAVIVLLSFILDLALTFAPVSRAVRDVVILMILLRLWRFFKLICAVNICVRKDMKEE; this is encoded by the exons ATGGAATACAACGAAGACGTTTCTCATAAAAG CTGGAAAGACAAGCTTGGCTGTATTCTTCAAAACAAATTGTTCCAtgcttttgttgttgttttgataGTATTAGATGCTCTCATAATACTGATGTTGTTACTTGTTGATTTGAATGTTATACCAg taCCAGGAGAAACTGAAGAAGCCAAAGCCAAAAACCATAAAAACGTGGAAAATGGACTTCATTACTTTGGGTTTTCCTTGATCTGTCTCTTCGTAATTGAG ATTGCTTTAAGAATTATTGTTGATGGAGCggaattttttaaagataaactcAAC GTTTTTGATGCCGTTATAGTATTACTGTCATTTATATTAGATCTGGCTCTAACGTTTGCACCAGTCAGTAGAGCAGTTAGAGATGTGGTAATCCTTATGATCCTTCTGCGACTATGgagattttttaaattgatatgtg ccGTTAATATATGTGTACGGAAGGACATGAAAGAAGAATAA